The genomic DNA AAGCCATCATGTCCATGTGGCTTTTTTCCAGGACCTTTTGGCCCTGCTGTCCCTTTCCTGGGCCAGGGGGCTGGGTTGAGTGAAAACACCACCCTGCAGCTTGACAGAAgctgctttttactcaaattctCCCACAACCAGACCCAGGAATCCCTGGAGAGGGGGAAAGATGGGGTAGcaggggcagcacaggggggCCTCTTTCTTCACCGCCGCCTGTAGGAGTCCTGGGGGTCCTTGCAGACACCAAAGTCACTGTTGGTGATGGAGCCCACAATGGTTTTGTCAGCGTCACAGGTCAAGCCTCTCTCGCAGGGACACTTGTAGTAGACCCCATAGATGCTCTGCAGGGAACAAGGACCCAGTGCAGTGTGGGGGAcgtgccccatccctgcccagccctgggagcaggggagcACCTACCTTTGGGGAGCACTCCTGGGACTCAGCTGCCTTCGAAGCGCATCGGGCCAGGCTGAGGCCATCGATCCGGTGGCAGCAACCGC from Poecile atricapillus isolate bPoeAtr1 chromosome 23, bPoeAtr1.hap1, whole genome shotgun sequence includes the following:
- the CLPS gene encoding colipase; its protein translation is MAKVLPACLLVALLLLTPALLAQHERGLIFNLEIGELCLQSAQCKSGCCHRIDGLSLARCASKAAESQECSPKSIYGVYYKCPCERGLTCDADKTIVGSITNSDFGVCKDPQDSYRRR